A single genomic interval of Spinacia oleracea cultivar Varoflay chromosome 6, BTI_SOV_V1, whole genome shotgun sequence harbors:
- the LOC110795714 gene encoding 3-isopropylmalate dehydratase small subunit 1, producing MATASAPTTFRTFSSSNPKINSPAKPSIVPQTPSFLKLRATYSTKCRTQFLTTNSQSIRPPSLTPLKSTPSDASFEPATAFHGLCYVVGDNIDTDQIIPAEYLTLVPSNPEEYQKLGSFALIGLPGSYEARFVDKDEMKTKYSIIIAGANFGCGSSREHAPVALGAAGTKAVVAESYARIFFRNSVSTGEVYPLESEVRICEEFTTGDVATVELGESKLINHTTGKEYVLKSIGDAGPVIDAGGIFAYARKAGMIAAATS from the coding sequence ATGGCGACGGCCTCCGCTCCAACAACCTTCCGCACCTTCTCATCCTCAAACCCCAAAATCAACTCTCCCGCAAAACCCTCAATTGTTCCTCAAACCCCTTCATTTCTGAAACTGCGCGCCACCTATTCGACGAAATGCCGCACTCAATTCCTCACCACCAATTCACAATCCATCCGTCCACCGTCTTTAACACCGCTCAAATCCACCCCTTCCGACGCCTCCTTCGAACCCGCCACCGCATTCCACGGTCTATGCTATGTCGTCGGCGACAACATCGACACTGACCAAATCATCCCTGCTGAGTACCTTACTTTGGTCCCTTCAAACCCTGAAGAATACCAAAAACTTGGGTCATTTGCCCTAATTGGTTTACCCGGTTCGTACGAAGCTCGCTTCGTTGACAAAGATGAAATGAAAACAAAGTACTCAATCATCATTGCTGGTGCCAATTTCGGATGTGGGTCATCAAGAGAACATGCCCCAGTTGCTTTAGGTGCTGCTGGAACAAAAGCAGTGGTGGCTGAATCATATGCTAGAATCTTCTTTAGGAATTCTGTGTCAACTGGGGAAGTTTATCCATTGGAATCAGAGGTTAGGATTTGTGAAGAGTTTACTACTGGGGATGTGGCTACTGTTGAGCTAGGTGAGAGCAAGTTGATTAATCATACTACTGGAAAGGAGTATGTTTTAAAGTCTATTGGGGATGCTGGCCCTGTTATTGATGCTGGTGGGATTTTCGCTTATGCCCGAAAGGCTGGGATGATTGCAGCTGCAACCTCTTGA
- the LOC110794763 gene encoding 3-isopropylmalate dehydratase small subunit 1-like, with protein sequence MSTCNNSFQYSHHIYNIFHTSILFSYKLNEQTSLFIPSLLYQVSPLISLHPKLPMATISHIISSTTSTFPPPHKPSILPQPPSFLKLPTTSSTKFPAAATTTTSITSQVNLTRVNAIPSTSNSSATTTTTKFYGVCYVVRDDVDTNQIIPAKYSALNPSNPDDYEKLGSCALSGLPNSYAALRFVEENGVKSKYSIIIAGNNFGCGSSNEHAIAALSAAGTRAVVAESYGGVFLTISNSSGVILALESEVRVCEVFKTGDVATIDVGEGILVNRTTGKVYQLKSVANEDVS encoded by the coding sequence ATGAGCACGTGCAACAATTCGTTTCAATATTCGCAccacatatataatatattccACACGTCTATTCTATTCTCTTACAAGTTGAACGAACAAACAAGCCTTTTTATACCAAGTCTTTTATACCAAGTCTCACCGCTCATTTCTTTGCATCCAAAACTTCCAATGGCAACCATATCGCACATTATCTCCTCCACCACCTCCACCTTCCCACCACCGCATAAACCCTCCATTCTTCCCCAACCGCCTTCATTTCTCAAGCTCCCCACCACCTCTTCAACTAAATTCCccgccgccgccaccaccaccaccagtaTTACCTCTCAAGTAAATCTAACAAGAGTCAACGCAATTCCCTCCACCTCCAACTcctccgccaccaccaccaccactaaaTTCTACGGTGTTTGTTACGTCGTTCGCGATGATGTCGATACAAATCAAATCATCCCTGCTAAATACTCTGCTTTGAATCCTTCAAACCCTGATGATTACGAAAAGCTAGGATCATGTGCTCTTAGTGGACTTCCTAATTCGTATGCTGCTCTTCGTTTTGTTGAGGAAAATGGGGTGAAGTCAAAGTACTCCATTATCATCGCTGGGAATAATTTTGGATGTGGTTCTTCAAACGAACATGCGATTGCTGCTTTAAGTGCGGCGGGAACAAGAGCGGTGGTGGCGGAATCATACGGTGGCGTTTTTTTGACGATCTCGAATTCGAGTGGGGTGATTTTGGCGTTGGAATCGGAGGTTAGGGTTTGTGAGGTGTTCAAAACAGGGGATGTTGCCACCATTGATGTTGGAGAAGGGATTTTGGTTAATCGAACTACTGGCAAAGTTTACCAGTTAAAATCTGTTGCAAACGAAGATGTTAGTTGA